A window of the Harmonia axyridis chromosome 5, icHarAxyr1.1, whole genome shotgun sequence genome harbors these coding sequences:
- the LOC123680850 gene encoding uncharacterized protein LOC123680850: MGELSSSSGSLPVPSPDKGGGFTSEASNLLVVKTINAPRTNNVASDRIDQSDNDTARKRRKRLRKLNILRIGCWNVTSFNEKDQEILIEIKRHKVDICALSETKKKGKGNIKYEDYIFIYSGKGKHERATSGVGLMVHGKLEANIENVIYVNDRILQAIFKFQDTSITHIISVYSPDISKPSEEKDAFYEDLQRVLDGIPGKDEIMLLGDFNARHSFTFENSRGQKSVIVVITNKNVHPSKILDVRVLSSANTITNHNLVLAKIRNKVQRERRTQAIQTEKLNIESLSNDSTKDLYQRRLALQINNNKIREADDVESAWKKLRTNIITAAEEALGRRRTT; encoded by the exons ATGGGTGAATTGAGTAGCTCATCGGGGTcactgccggtcccaagcccggataaAGGAGGAGGGTTCACAAGTGAGGCTAGCAACCTACTTGTGGTAAAAACAATTAATGCTCCTAGGACTAACAATGTTGCCTCGGACAGGATTGATCAATCGGATAACGACACGGCGAGAAAGAGGAGAAAACGATTAAGGAAACTGAATATATTGCGGATAGGATGCTGGAATGTGACATCTTTTAACGAGAAGGATCAAGAGATATTGATAGAGATCAAAAGACACAAAGTTGACATATGTGCTCTTTCggaaacaaaaaagaaaggTAAAGGCAACATCAAATACGAAGACTACATTTTCATATATAGCGGGAAAGGAAAGCACGAAAGAGCTACATCGGGAGTCGGCTTGATGGTACATGGAAAACTCGAAGCGAACATAGAAAATGTCATATATGTCAATGACAGGATACTGCAGGcaatatttaaatttcaggACACGAGTATTACACATATTATAAGCGTATATTCACCGGATATATCTAAGCCCTCAGAAGAGAAAGATGCCTTCTATGAAGACCTGCAAAGGGTACTCGACGGAATACCAGGAAAGGACGAAATCATGCTGCTCGGAGACTTCAACGCTAGA CACAGCTTCACGTTCGAAAACTCAAGAGGTCAAAAATCAGTAATAGTAGTAATAACTAACAAAAACGTCCATCCATCGAAAATACTCGACGTGAGAGTCTTGAGCTCAGCTAACACCATAACCAACCACAACCTCGTCCTAGCGAAAATCAGGAACAAAGTACAAAGAGAGCGTAGAACCCAAGCCATTCAAACTGAAAAGCTTAACATTGAATCGCTGTCaaatgattcaacaaaagatctATATCAGAGGAGACTAGCACTACAGATAAACAACAACAAGATCAGGGAAGCTGATGACGTCGAATCCGCTTGGAAAAAACTGAGGACGAACATCATCACAGCCGCAGAAGAAGCCCTGGGACGAAGGAGAACCACTTAA